CGGCTGCGTCTCGGCATGGTGCTGGCGGTCGCGGTGCTGGCGTCGGTGCTGCTCTCGCTGTTCCTGGCGCGCACCATCGTCCAGCCGCTCCAGCGCCTCGCGCGCGCCGCCGTGCGCGTTCGCCTGGGCCGCGCGCGCGAAGTCACGGTGCCGCGCCTGCCTGAACGGCGCGACGAGATCGGCATGCTCGCCCGCGCCTTGTCCGACATGAGCCACGCGCTGCGCCAGCGGATCGACGCGACCGACGCCTTCGCCGCCGACGTCAGCCATGAACTCAAAAACCCCATCGCCTCGCTGCGCTCCGCACTCGATTCGCTGGAACGCGTGGACCGGCCCGACCTGCGAGACCAACTGATGGCCATCGCACAGGACGATGTGCGCCGCCTCGACCGGCTCGTCACCGACATTGCCGAAGCCTCGCGCGTCGACGCCGAACTGTCCCGCACCCGGTTCGAACCGATCGACCTTGGCCTGCTGATCGAACGCATGGTCATCGCCCGCGAAGCGCGCGGCGTGCCCCATGGCGTCCGCCTCGCCTTCGCCCGCCCGCGCAAGGATGTCGCGGTGGTGCTGGGGGAGGAAGGCCGCCTGATCCGCGTCCTCGACAATCTGATCGACAATGCCGTGTCCTTCTCGCCCGAAGGCGGCCTGGTCCAGATCATCGCCACCGTCGCCGACAGCGAAGTGCTGGTCAGCGTCGAGGATGAAGGCCCCGGCGTCCCCGAATCCGAACGCGAACATATCTTCCGCCGCTTCCACAGCGTCCGTCCGGAAGGCGAAGCGTTCGGCAAGCATTCGGGCCTCGGCCTCGCCATCGCCCGCTCGATCATCGAAGGGCATCAGGGCAAGATCGGCATCGGCGACCGCGAAGATGCATTGAGCGGCGCCCGTTTCATCCTGCGCCTGCCCATGGCGGTGGAGCGCGATCCCGGCATCGTGTCCGAATAGGACAGGCGCTGATCGCCAACGGCATTCCCATCCGCGCCAACACAGGTTAGAAGGGGCGCGGGGTATGGCAAGGGCACTTTCATCCGAAACGCTGCATGCGACGAGCGTGGCCATCGACGGCCGCGTCGTGCTGCTGTGCGGGCCAAGCGGCGCGGGCAAGTCCGACCTGGCGCTGCGCCTGATCGACCGGGGCGCCATTCTCGTCAGCGATGATTATACGCTGGTCAAGCGCATCGACGGTCGGCTGGTCGCCACCGCCCCCGACACGATCCGGGGCAAGATGGAGGTGCGCGGGCTGGGCATCCTTCCCACGCCGTCGGTGGACGATGCGCCCGTCGCCCTGCTCGCCGACCTGTTCGACAAGGTCGACCGCATGCCGCTCACGCCCTTCCACCGCGCGGTCGCGGGCATGGACGTGCCGGTGGTCAAGATCGCCCCGTTCGAGGCCTCCGCCCCGATCAAGGTTGAACTGGCGATCAGGACGCTGGGCCTGAAAGGGACGGACGCCGCATGACGACCCCGCCCAAGACCATATTGCTGCTGTCCGGCCTGTCGGGCGCGGGCAAGACGACCGCGCTCAAGACGCTGGAGGATATGGGCTGGGAAGTGGTGGACAATCTGCCGCTGGTCCTGCTCGATCGCCTGCTCGACACCCCCCTGCCCGCGGGCCACGACGATGATGGCGACCGTCCGCTGGCGCTGGGCATCGACGCGCGCACCCGTGGCTTCGACGCGAACGCCATCGTGCAGCGGATCAAGGCGCTGCGCGATCGCCACGGCCATGATATCGAAACCCTCTTCCTCGACTGTTCGGGCACCGAGCTGGAGCGACGCTTCGCCGAAACGCGTCGCCGCCACCCGCTCGCGCTCGACCGCCCGGCCGCCGACGGCATCGCGCGCGAACGCGAACTGACCGAACCGCTGCGCCGCTGGGCGAGCCAGGTCATCGACACCACCAGCTTCACCAGCAACGCGCTCCAGCAGGAAATCCGCAACCGCTTCTCGCGCGAAAAGCTATCGGAGCCGGTGCTCACGATCCTGTCCTTCGGCTTCTCGCGCGGGGTGCCGCGCAACGCCGACCTGATGTTCGACGTCCGCTTTCTGCGCAACCCGCACTGGGACGCGGACCTGCGCCCTAAAACCGGTCTGGACCCGGACGTCGCCGCCTATATCCGCGAAGATCCCGCCTATGAGGACGCGATCGGCAAGATCGAGGATTTGCTCGCCACCCTGCTGCCGCGCTATTCGGAAGGCGGGAAGGCCTATATCACCGTCGCGTTCGGCTGCACGGGCGGCAAGCATCGCTCCGTCCATGTCGCGCAACGTGTCGCGAACTACTTGCAAGATGCGGGCTTTTCGCCCACGGTCTTGCACCGCAATATTGAATCGACGCCCCAGGATAGTCTGGAGAAGCGCCGTCCGGGAGGCCCGAAAGCATTATCATGAAGCAGGTGGGCCGCAAAAAAACATGATCGGACTCGTACTCGTCACCCATGGGTCGCTGGCGACCGAATTTGTCGTAGCCATGGAACATGTGGTCGGCCCGCAGCAGCAGATCGAAACGATCTGCATCGGGCCGGAAGACGACATGGAATTGCGCCGCGCGGACATCGCGACGGCAGTCGCGCGCGTCAATGACGGATCGGGCGTGATCCTGCTGACCGACCTGTTCGGCGGCACGCCTTCCAACCTTGCCATCTCGCTGCTGAAAGCAGGCGAGATCGAAGTGATCGCGGGCATCAACCTGCCCATGCTCATCCGCCTGGAAAGCGCGCGCAAGGTCATGGACGTGCGCGCCGCGGTTGCCGCCGCGCGCGAAGCCGGGCAGAAATATATCAGCGTAGCGTCGGAACTGTTGGGCAGCACCACATGAACGAAATCAGCCGGGAAGTCCGTATCAGCAACAAGCGCGGCCTCCACGCCCGCGCCAGCGCCAAATTCGTGACACTGGCGAGCGGCCTGCCCGCCGATATCCTGGTCAGCAAGGACGGCAACCATGTCACCGGCACGTCGATCATGGGCCTGATGATGCTGGGCGCGGCGATGGGCGACAGCATCACCATCAAGGCGACCGGCCCGGAAGCCGCCGAATCCCTGGGCCAGCTGGTCGGCCTGGTCGAAGACAAGTTCGGCGAGGAATAACGAAAGATAGTATCGGCACTGCCTGGACAGTTCCCCTGCCCTTCGACTGCCTGCGAAGGCAGGCGCTCAGGATAAACTTCGGCTGAAGGCCGGGGCCCAGGGCTCCTGGACGCAACGCCCGCTCCTTCTGGACCCCGGCCTACGCCGGGGAACATCATGTTTCGAACTTAAGAGGTCTGGTCCCGGCTAACCACGCCCTCACTCCACGATCTCGCCCTCGCGCCGCATCTTGGTAAAGATGTTCCAGGTCGCGATGAACAGCGCGGCGATGACCGGCCCGATGACGATCCCGTTGAAGCCGAACAGCTCGATCCCGCCCAGCGTCGAAATCAGCACGACATAATCGGGGATGCGCGTGTCGCGCCCCACCAATATCGGGCGTAGCACATTGTCGACCGACCCGATGATCAGCGCCCCGCTCGCCACGACGACGATCGCCTGCCAGATCTCGCCGGTCGCGAACAGATAGAGCGCCACCGGCCCCCACACGATCGCCGCGCCGATCGCGGGCAACAGTGAGAAAGCACCCATCAGTACGCCCCACAGCAGCGCGCCCTGAATGCCCACGGCCCAGAAGATGATGCCGCCCAGCACGCCCTGTACGATGGCGACGACCAGGCTGCCCTTCACCGTCGCGCGGATGACCACGACGAAGCGGGTCAGCAAAGCCTCGCGCTGATGCGGCCGCAAGGGCGCGGCTTCGGCGAAACGCTGCGACAGTTTCTCGCCGTCGCGCAGCAGGAAGAAGGACAGATACAGCATCACGCCCAGCGCGATGACGAAGCTGAAGGCGCTCTGGCCGATCAGCAGCGCCTGCCCCGCCCAGGTGCGGAAACTGCTGGTCAGCCCCCGCGTCACGGTGATGCGCGCCGCATCGAAATTATTGAGGCCGAACCGGCGCAGCAGGCCATGCGCCCAGTCGGGCAACGCCGCCTGCATCTGCGCGAACATGCGCGCGAAATCGATCTGGCCCGACTGGATCTGCGCGTAGATATGCGCGGCTTCCTGAATTAACGCGAAGGACAGCAGGATCGCGGGAATGATGACGATGGCGATGATCAGCAGCAGCGTGATGAGCGCCGCGCTGTTGCGCCGTCCCGGCATCCGGGCGGCAATGCGCTGCTGGATCGGCCAAAACAGCACGGCGACGATAATGCCCCACAACACCGCCGCGAAAAACGGCTCCAGCACCGCGGCAAAGGCGATGGACACCAGGATGACGAGGCTGAGGAAGAAACCGTCCTCCAACTTGTAACTACGGGACGGTGCTATGGTCATGATTCCCCCCTATGCAATAACGGGAGCGAAATCCATGGCGATCGTTGCGGTTCCATTATGGACACGGCAATAACGGCCATGGCGGACTGGCCGCACAAAGCCCGCTGTCTTTTTCCGCCACCCGCCGCTAGAGCAGCGTCGACATCAGCAAGGGACCAGCAACGACCGTGGCACGCGAGATCACCGGATTTTCCAACCCGCTGGTGAAGCGCGTCCGATCCCTGCGCGAAAAGAAGCATCGCAAGGCCGAAGGACTGTTTCTGGCCGAAGGGCTGCGCATCCTCACCGAAGCGCGCGAGGAGGGCGTTCTGCC
This window of the Sphingobium sp. CR2-8 genome carries:
- a CDS encoding sensor histidine kinase, producing MAPATASPKSEDCVPLAVRWSGRLSLTPRILAVNVFALALLAGGFFYLDSYRTRIIDARLEQSARELKLLAIGLENAPADRHDALIAAYSRQTGDRVRRFAPDGRLIADSFTMDAPRYRLRSPSEEEWQRHVARFLDKVVDRIVSADRPPDFVEPAIDRADAWPELLMTRKTGQPQALNRYAPDRTFMISAATGVRDGTALLATENARDITRIVRAERLRLGMVLAVAVLASVLLSLFLARTIVQPLQRLARAAVRVRLGRAREVTVPRLPERRDEIGMLARALSDMSHALRQRIDATDAFAADVSHELKNPIASLRSALDSLERVDRPDLRDQLMAIAQDDVRRLDRLVTDIAEASRVDAELSRTRFEPIDLGLLIERMVIAREARGVPHGVRLAFARPRKDVAVVLGEEGRLIRVLDNLIDNAVSFSPEGGLVQIIATVADSEVLVSVEDEGPGVPESEREHIFRRFHSVRPEGEAFGKHSGLGLAIARSIIEGHQGKIGIGDREDALSGARFILRLPMAVERDPGIVSE
- a CDS encoding PTS sugar transporter subunit IIA, with the translated sequence MIGLVLVTHGSLATEFVVAMEHVVGPQQQIETICIGPEDDMELRRADIATAVARVNDGSGVILLTDLFGGTPSNLAISLLKAGEIEVIAGINLPMLIRLESARKVMDVRAAVAAAREAGQKYISVASELLGSTT
- a CDS encoding HPr family phosphocarrier protein translates to MNEISREVRISNKRGLHARASAKFVTLASGLPADILVSKDGNHVTGTSIMGLMMLGAAMGDSITIKATGPEAAESLGQLVGLVEDKFGEE
- the rapZ gene encoding RNase adapter RapZ, producing MTTPPKTILLLSGLSGAGKTTALKTLEDMGWEVVDNLPLVLLDRLLDTPLPAGHDDDGDRPLALGIDARTRGFDANAIVQRIKALRDRHGHDIETLFLDCSGTELERRFAETRRRHPLALDRPAADGIARERELTEPLRRWASQVIDTTSFTSNALQQEIRNRFSREKLSEPVLTILSFGFSRGVPRNADLMFDVRFLRNPHWDADLRPKTGLDPDVAAYIREDPAYEDAIGKIEDLLATLLPRYSEGGKAYITVAFGCTGGKHRSVHVAQRVANYLQDAGFSPTVLHRNIESTPQDSLEKRRPGGPKALS
- a CDS encoding HPr kinase/phosphorylase, producing the protein MARALSSETLHATSVAIDGRVVLLCGPSGAGKSDLALRLIDRGAILVSDDYTLVKRIDGRLVATAPDTIRGKMEVRGLGILPTPSVDDAPVALLADLFDKVDRMPLTPFHRAVAGMDVPVVKIAPFEASAPIKVELAIRTLGLKGTDAA
- a CDS encoding AI-2E family transporter, translated to MTIAPSRSYKLEDGFFLSLVILVSIAFAAVLEPFFAAVLWGIIVAVLFWPIQQRIAARMPGRRNSAALITLLLIIAIVIIPAILLSFALIQEAAHIYAQIQSGQIDFARMFAQMQAALPDWAHGLLRRFGLNNFDAARITVTRGLTSSFRTWAGQALLIGQSAFSFVIALGVMLYLSFFLLRDGEKLSQRFAEAAPLRPHQREALLTRFVVVIRATVKGSLVVAIVQGVLGGIIFWAVGIQGALLWGVLMGAFSLLPAIGAAIVWGPVALYLFATGEIWQAIVVVASGALIIGSVDNVLRPILVGRDTRIPDYVVLISTLGGIELFGFNGIVIGPVIAALFIATWNIFTKMRREGEIVE